CGAGCGGCGCGAGGCCGCCGAAGACCATGTTGCAGATCTGGTAGGACAGCGAGATGCCGGTGTAGCGGACGTGCGGGGCGAAGCCCTCCGCGAGGATCGAGGCGATGGGCCCGTACAGCGCGGACATCACCAGGCGCATCGCCAGCATCATCAGCCAGATCAGGACGACGCTGCCGGTGCCGAGGGCCATGAACTGCGGGATCGACAGGACGATCACGCCGGCCAGGCCCGCGATGACGACCTTGTGCGGGCCGACCCGGTCCGCCAGCCAGGAGAGCCACGGCGTGACCAGGAGTTCCAGGAAGGCTGCCAGGGTGAGGCCGTTGAGGAGCATGGACTCGGACAGGTGCAGGTCACCTGTGCCGTACGAGAGCAGGAAGCTGGTCACGACGTAGTAGCCGCCGGTCGCGGTGGCCAGGGCGAAGACGCCGATGAGGACCGTTCGCCACGCCTTCTGGAAGACCTCCACGACGGGCAGCTTCAGTTCGGCGGCGGCGTGCTCCTCGCGCACCTCGGACATGACGGGCGACTCCTCCAGCTTCACCCGTACGACGAGGCCGACGATCACCAGGACCGCGGACGCCAGGAACGGCACGCGCCAGCCCCAGCTCATGAACGCGTCGTCGCCGAAGAGATTCATGAGACTGAAGGCGCCGGTCGACAGCAACGCGCCGACGGATGAGCCGAGTTGGGCGAACGAGCCGAAGAACGCGGACTTGCCGGGCGGGGCGTTCTCCACCGCGATCAGTACGGCGCCTCCCCACTCGCCGCCGATCGCGATGCCCTGGATGAGGCGCAGCGTGATGAGCAGGACCGGGGCCAGCGCGCCGACCTGGGAGTAGGTGGGGAGCAGGCCGATCGCGAACGACGCGACGCCCATCATCATGAGCGTGATGACGAGGGTCTTCTTCCGGCCGACGCGGTCGCCTATGTGGCCGAAGACGATGCCGCCGAGCGGGCGCAGCAGGAAGCCGACGGCGAAGGTCGCGAACGCCGAGAGGGTCTTGAGGTAGGGCGACATGTCCGGCGGGAAGAACACGTCGTCGAAGACGATCGCCGCAGCGGTGGCGAAGGCGTAGAAGTCGTACCACTCGATGGAGGTGCCGGCGAGGGCCGCGAAGGCGGCTCTGTACGGGCTCTGTCGGGTGGCGGATGGCTGTGTCGGCATGAAGCCTCCGGGGACAGGAGAGGCGGGGAAGGGGAGGAGGGCGGAGGGTCAGCGGCCGGGGGCGGCCCAGGCGCGGGCGCCGCCGATCCAGGTCTCGCGCACGCCGATGGAGGCGAGTTCGGCCGGGTCCGCGGTGAGCGGGTCGCTGTCGAGGACCACGAAGTCGGCGAGCATGCCGGGAGCCAGGGCGCCGACCGCGTGTTCGCGGTGCAGGGCGGCGGCCGCCGCCGCGGTGTGCGCGTGCAGGCCGTCCGCGACGGGCATGCGCAGCGCGGCGTCGCCAAGGACGGTGCCGAGTACGGTGCGCCGGGTGGCCGCCGCGGAGATCGCCTCAAGGGGGGCGGGCGGTGCGACGGGCGCGTCGGAGCTGAAGACGACGGGCACGCCCGCGGCGAGGCAGGTGCCCGCCGGGTTGTAGCGGTGGCCGAGGTCGCCGACGGCAGTGAGCGTGCCATCGCCCGTGCGAAGGTGGTGCTGGGGCTGCATGACGGGTACGACGCCCAACTCGCCCATGCGGACGATCTGTTCGTCGGTGGGCAGACCGGAGTGCTCGATGCGGTGGCGGATGCCGGGCCGCTCGCGGTCGGCCTGCGCCTTCTCGACGGCGTCGAGCACCATGCCGATGGCGAACGGGGACTGGGCGTGGGTGGCGGTCTGCAGGCCCGCGCGGTGGGCGCGGCCGACGAGCTCGGCGTACTCCTCGGCCGAGTGGTAGAGCTGCCCGTGGTGGCAGCAGTCCGCCGCGTATCCGTCGGGGAAGTACGCGGTCCAGCCACCGAGCGTGCCGTCGGCGTAGAACTTCACGCCCTGGACACGGAAGTGGTCGTCGCCGAAGCCGTTCACGACGCCCAGGTCGAGCGCGGTGTCGAGGAGCGCGGAGGTGAGGTAGGCGGAGACGCGCAGGCGCAGTGAACCGTCCTGACGGGCCCTCAGGTAGGTCTCCATCTCGCGGCGTGAGGCCTGGGCGTCACCGACAGTGGTGACGCCGGCGGCGAGGAAGACCTCCTGGGCGCGCAGGAGGTGATCGGCCATGATCGCGTCGGGTTCGGAGAGGTGGAAGTTCGGCCCGTGGTTGCCGATCTTCACGCCGCCAGGTCCGGTGAGCAGGTCGCAGGCCGCGTCCCAGAGCTGTCCGTCGGGTTCGCCGGAGGGCAGCCGGCCGATGCTGCCGCCCTCGGGGTCGGGGGTGCCCGCGGTGACGCCGCAGGTGCGCAGGGTGTGGGAGTTGACGACACCGCCGTGACCGGAGGCGTTCATGACGTACACCTCGCGGTCGGTGGCGACGCGGTCGAGGTCGTGACAGGTGGGGTGGCGGCGTTCGGCGAGCCTGCGGTGCTCGTACCCGAAGCCGCGCACGGGGACTCCGGCGGGGAGTTCGCGGGCGGCGTCGGTGAGGACGGCGACGAGGGTCTCGATGTCGGGGACGCGTTCGGGCCGGCAGTCGACCCAGGCCAGGGCCTGTCCGTACATCACGGGGTGGCAGTGGGCGTCGACGAAGCCGGGGTGGACGAGGCCGCCGTCGAGTTCGAGGCTCTCGTCGATCCGGCCGCCGAGCGCGGCGCGCGCCTCGTCGGCGGTGCCGACGAGGACGACGCGGCCGCCGCGTACGGCGAGTGCCTCGGCGCGTACGGGGGTTCCGGCGGCGGCGACCGCCGCGCCGGTCACCAGGAGCGTGCGGTCGGCGTCATCGAGGGGGTGGTGCATGAAGGGGCCTGCTTTCGACCGTGGGACGACCATGAGGGCAGCCGCGCACAGAGAGGCGCGGCGAATGATTCGTTCGCATGGACGATAAGCAGCCGACGTTGACTTGACTAGATGTACCGCTGAGAAACTTTTCGTAAGTTCAGGCGAGCCATCACTTACGTATCATCCGGCCTGAGCCTCATTCGGCGGCCGGATCCTCGTAGCGCTCCTTGATGAGTTCCAGGTGCACCCAGCTCTCCACCGCTCGCACGCCCTTCACGGCCCGCATGTCCTCGACGGCCGTCCGGATCGCCGCGAGGGACTCCACCGTGATCGTGCCGACCAGGTCCGCGCGCCCCATGCAGGAGGACAGGAAGGAGACCTGGTCGCGGTCGGCGAGACGCGCGGCGACCTCATCCCGCTCCGCCTCGACGCGCACCGCGAAACCGCACAGGATGCCGAGGCCGAGGAGTTCGGGACGCACCAGCGCGAGGACCTTCGCGACGCCGCCGTCGAGGAGCCGCAGCGTGCGCGCGCGGGCCGCACCGGCCGACAGGCCGACCCGCTCGGCGAGCTCGGCGAACGGGAGGCGGCCGTCGGCCTCCAGCTCGCGCAGGACGAGCTGGTCGGTCTCGTCGAGTTCCGTGACAGCCGGCTCGCCCGCGAGCAGATACGGGTCCTTGAGGTGACGGGTGGAGATCAGCGGGTCCACGACGTCGACACCGGGCAGGCAGCGGACGCGTTCGATCGCCCGGTCCAGATC
The DNA window shown above is from Streptomyces sp. NBC_01445 and carries:
- a CDS encoding amidohydrolase, with product MHHPLDDADRTLLVTGAAVAAAGTPVRAEALAVRGGRVVLVGTADEARAALGGRIDESLELDGGLVHPGFVDAHCHPVMYGQALAWVDCRPERVPDIETLVAVLTDAARELPAGVPVRGFGYEHRRLAERRHPTCHDLDRVATDREVYVMNASGHGGVVNSHTLRTCGVTAGTPDPEGGSIGRLPSGEPDGQLWDAACDLLTGPGGVKIGNHGPNFHLSEPDAIMADHLLRAQEVFLAAGVTTVGDAQASRREMETYLRARQDGSLRLRVSAYLTSALLDTALDLGVVNGFGDDHFRVQGVKFYADGTLGGWTAYFPDGYAADCCHHGQLYHSAEEYAELVGRAHRAGLQTATHAQSPFAIGMVLDAVEKAQADRERPGIRHRIEHSGLPTDEQIVRMGELGVVPVMQPQHHLRTGDGTLTAVGDLGHRYNPAGTCLAAGVPVVFSSDAPVAPPAPLEAISAAATRRTVLGTVLGDAALRMPVADGLHAHTAAAAAALHREHAVGALAPGMLADFVVLDSDPLTADPAELASIGVRETWIGGARAWAAPGR
- a CDS encoding Lrp/AsnC family transcriptional regulator, with amino-acid sequence MDLDHIDLAVVRELQADGRLTYETLAQRVGLSRPATRARVQRLLEGGGVRVAAVVHPAVRGLTASAHLSIGVRGLAGPVARAIAAMPEAPFVTLTAGGYAVMAELRTKGIADLDRAIERVRCLPGVDVVDPLISTRHLKDPYLLAGEPAVTELDETDQLVLRELEADGRLPFAELAERVGLSAGAARARTLRLLDGGVAKVLALVRPELLGLGILCGFAVRVEAERDEVAARLADRDQVSFLSSCMGRADLVGTITVESLAAIRTAVEDMRAVKGVRAVESWVHLELIKERYEDPAAE
- a CDS encoding MFS transporter; amino-acid sequence: MPTQPSATRQSPYRAAFAALAGTSIEWYDFYAFATAAAIVFDDVFFPPDMSPYLKTLSAFATFAVGFLLRPLGGIVFGHIGDRVGRKKTLVITLMMMGVASFAIGLLPTYSQVGALAPVLLITLRLIQGIAIGGEWGGAVLIAVENAPPGKSAFFGSFAQLGSSVGALLSTGAFSLMNLFGDDAFMSWGWRVPFLASAVLVIVGLVVRVKLEESPVMSEVREEHAAAELKLPVVEVFQKAWRTVLIGVFALATATGGYYVVTSFLLSYGTGDLHLSESMLLNGLTLAAFLELLVTPWLSWLADRVGPHKVVIAGLAGVIVLSIPQFMALGTGSVVLIWLMMLAMRLVMSALYGPIASILAEGFAPHVRYTGISLSYQICNMVFGGLAPLAAVSLAAAAGGHYWPTALMLMAISAVGIWCTARLRHLRVPQPGEGLSAVTEREVASGV